Within the Macaca nemestrina isolate mMacNem1 chromosome 5, mMacNem.hap1, whole genome shotgun sequence genome, the region CCATGGCTGTGGGTTGGGCTGTGCCTGGGACACATGAGGAGGCACATGATGAGGAGGCAGCAAAGAATGAGGGTGGTGGCCATGGCGCTGGGTTGGGTTGTGCCTGAGGACACAGTGGGTGGTGCTGAAATGGAAACACAAGAGTGACAACCCTTGTCCAGGCCCCAAATCTGAGGAGACGCCTCCTCAGCTCCTGCTGACCCAGGTcatcctggaaggcagaggttttgTGCCCTCCTGCTATGGGGTAGCCCCTGGGACAGTTCCTGGGGTAGGAAGGGAGGGGGtgtccctgtcctcagggagctcacaCAGCTGCTGAGGGAAGCAAGCTGACAGCACAGCCCACCCTCCTGCTGTGGTGGAAGAGAAGGTGATgccccagggctggggaggggagggtctCGGGGCTGGCATTTGAGGTGGCTTTGATGGATGTCCAGAACCAGAccagggagaagaaaggaaaagtgaTTCTCAAAAGAGGGAACACTAAGGAAAAAGGTCTTAAAACAGTGACACCCGTAGTTTTGAGGCTGGTGAGAAATCCACAGTGCGGACAGCAGAAGCAAGTGCAGTGAGGAgtcaggagggagaagggagaggaggatggGAGAACACAGGCACGCCAGTACCCCGAGGAGGAGCTCCCCACAAGGGGGTCATTTTAACATAAATGTGTACACTGGGATGACTGAAGCTGAACTCAAGAACTAGTTTCTCGAGATCACCGTTTCTGATCTCATTCCAGATCCCCGTTTCTTTCTGCTGTTACCTCCTGCACTTGGCTCCAGGGTTCTGCCCATGCCTGCCAAGAAGTCCCCAAGCCATCTTGTGCAGTCTCTCATTGAGATGTAACGGAAGGACATGGTCACATCCTTGTCATTCTGCcacttttctttcatctttctggcTCCAGGATGAACCGTTGCCCACATTCTGTTCTCTGAGTCAAAGAGGAGAAAGACCTGTCCATCGAAACCCAACTGCCAAGATCCACTGCTGTGTCCTTCAGCTTTCTGCTCACAAGACATCCTGGTCTGCAGGGTGAGAGGTTCTGCCCCCATCAAAAGAGAGAGATCAAGTCTGGTCTTGACACATTTTGAGGCCCCATCCTGTTCCCCTACAATTTCCTGGCCTTACTCTCTGCCACATCCTGGCCTTGCCTCTACACCTCTTGCAGGGTAAGATGACCTTCCCATTTGTACTTTTACATAAAAACTATAAACGCTTCTAACCTACCACTGTATCTGCTCCCTCCTGTCCTGGGCCATCTGAAACTTACCCCTGGGTGTGTAATTCTCCAGCTCAATGTCAAGCAGTTGCTCTGTGAGCATGTCCACCACCTCTCTCAGTACTGGGTTCTGTGCTTTCCAGGCTTTTGTGACATTTAGTTTCTTCCCCAGGGTACTGACGGGTGTGACTGTCTTGTTGCCACAGTCATAGTGAAGAAAAGTCTTTTTATCCACCTGGCCTTGAACCGCACACCACCGTGGTCCAGGTCTGAACTTAGGAATGATGGTGATGTCATAGCAAAGAGAGTGAGGGTCTGTGGAGAAAGGCAGGTGAGGGTTGGGTGGGGAGAAAAAGAGCCCTATGTAGCCCTCCTCCACATTGTGACGACAAGAGGATGCCTCTGGAGGGCTGGGCTTGCCCAGAAAGGAGTGCCCCCTCCAGAACTGTGGTGTCCATAAATTTAAGGTGAGTGCTCCCCCCTTgcatgaagaggaggaggaggaggtctcTGCCTGTTGAGAAAACCACATGTCCCCAGACATGTCCCACTGCCCCTCTGTCCACATCAGTCAACACATGACCTTGCTAGAGAGGTGCCAGGCCTGCTAGAGGAGGAAGGGTCTGGATGGCAAAGGATCTTCAGCAGCAGCCCAAGTGGGCTGCGGGAGGTGGGAGAGGGTGTGGGGGCTGCCCCTGAGGATGCTGGTGCATGGTGGGATGGACTGAGGATGGAAAATCTAACTAACTAGGGTTAATTAGATAAAGAAGAGTTAATTTTCATTGTCACAGAATTTAACATGTTGGCAAAGCCCCTGGTGAAGTGCTCATCTGCTATGAGGATGCCTTCCTGAAATGAGGATGCCTTGGACAAAGAGATGGTCCACACagcaataaatagaaaatttgaaaatctaaAGCAGATAGTAGAGGGAGCTCACAGGCTCAGAGAAGAGCCCATGACAGAGGGGTCTGAGTGTGAAAATCCAGAACAATTTCCATCCACTGTGCTCATGGGAAGCCTGGAGGACTCCTGTTTACCTGGCGTATAAAGAAGGCCCCATGAGAAGGCACCAGAATGGGATGAAGCTCAGGGATGCCTACTGCAGAAggccagggttgggggtaggaGATGCTGTTCCTGAAATGGACTCCCAGTAGTAATGAGATGAAAAATCCTTAAATAACAGATTCCAGGTGGAGGCTGTCAACTGTCAGGAACAAGCAGGGTTCAGTGATGGAAATGATTAGAGAAGTCACAATGCCAGCTGGTGACCTCAGCCATACCAAGCTTTGACCATGGCTCATAGAACAAAGGAGCTCAAGATCTCAAAGAGATGGAAACCCAACCCGGATACTGCTGGATTTAAGTAATTACAACAAACAGAGATAAAACAAATGATGGATGACCAGGAGGCTGAAAGTAGCCAGTCCATCAAGAACAAGGCTGCTTTGCCCAATTTACATAATTAAGTCACCTCTCATACCCTGAACCCATGACTACAAGAAGACACCAGTTTCCAGTGAGGAAGGACCCTTTAACCCCACAGTAAGAGCAAATATTCTTTGTGGCTTTCTCCAAAGATATTTATGTCCACTAGAGTTTGCTGTGAAGGgcaattttgtaaatatataaaggTGTGCAGGGAATACGTTCTCCTTTGtgactactcaactctgctggtGTAGCtcaaaagcagccataaacaatCCATGGATGATGAGGGATTAAGGGATTAATGCCTTAAGTGCCCAATGACCCAAGACCCCCGAATATCCTAGAGGTACATGTGGTTACAATGTCTAATTGGAAAATCGCAATATAGATTCCGTGTGAATGTTCAGAGGCAAGGCAACGCCACTCACATCAAGGAAAtctcaacattaaaaaatgactCCTGTAGAGTACTGTGCCTTGGCAGAGATGGGGCCTTTAGCCATGGAAGGGCGGTGACCATGCAGCCTCAGAGCTGCCCATTACAGGTATGGTTCTCACCCTCTAAGTCATTAGGAAGGTAGGCACGGCAGTGAGAAGACGAAGGTTGTTCTCCTGGGATGGGCAGGAGCAGGGCCACAGGGAACCAAGAAGCTGCACAAGTTGGCCCCAATCCCCAGGACTCCACATGGCTGCACCCTCTCACCCTCAGCTTCAGGGAAGGCTTCAGGGAAAGTCCCTGATGGCCCCCATGGAACATAGGAGCATCAAAGGAGGGGAGAGTAGGCCCCGAACCATGGGACTCCCACTCCCATCACATCCATACCACCTAGAAACCACAGGCAAGGTTGGACCACTTTCTACTCTCCAACTGATACCTGAGACACCACTTTGAGATGACACCATAGGGGATGGAGCATTATTCACTGGGACACTGTAATCCCCTCATTTGGGGTCAGCAACCTAGGACAGGGTCTGAATCTGGTCCCCCTCATTTGCAGGTTGCCATTGCCTGCTGTTGCTCTACAAAGTTACAGGACTTGACGCAGAGACGGAGAACCCAAGGCCTGCAAAGATCACAGGGcatccttcctccctttctaGAAAGGGTTTGCTGACCCCTGTCTACACAGTGACTATTCTCTATAGGAAGAACAGGCGGGTCTGGGCCCCAAGGACAGAAGTGGGCGCCTCTACTCACCAGAGTTCCCAGGGTCTCCTGGAGGGAATGGTGATTCCCATCCCCCTCGCACAGGTTCTGTGTGGAGCTTGGGGTGTGTTTGCTGGGGTGTGTCCTCAggcaagaggcagaagttgccgcATGGTGTAGGAGGTGGTGAGGGTCCCTTCATAGATGGGGAGATCTCTGGGGTGACCAgctgggctgaggtggggagTAAGAGCATGTGACCTGGGTGGTGTCAGTGGATGGTGACGGGAGGGGTGAGGGGTGTCtgctgaactcctgggttcaggtgagtGTCTGCAGGAAAGTGCATGGAAAAATTCCAGGGCAGGCAGCCCTGGGGGTGCTGGAGGGTTTGTGTGGTGGAGAGCGGGTGAGAGCAGAGCAGGCCTGTGGCTGGTGGGGCTATCCGTGATTGTGTCCCTGGGAACCCCCCTTCATCCCCGTCCTGACCCCAACTCAGGTTCCAGGGGCTCTGGCTTCTCCTTCCCGAGGGTGATTGGGACTGCTGGGCTGCGCTAGGGATCCCCAACCCATTTCGCACTCTTGCAGCCCCCTGGCCCCTCCACCCTCCCGAGGTTCCTTTCCAGCCTCCTCTCTGCCCAGCTCCTCCCCTGGTGGGAGAAGCAGGCTGGGAGAGTGGATCTGTCGGGAAGGAGCTGCAGAGAGGAACTGAGCGGGGGTGCAGTTCGGGGAGATGTGCCGATTCTTCCAGAAGCCTCCCCTCTTCTGAAGCCCGCAGTCTACAGCCCCCCAGATTTGGCCCCCGCCCTGTTTAGGCTCCATTCCTGAACTCACCTGCCCGTACCAGGGGGACAGCAGGAGCAGAGGTGGAGGCATAGAAGGAACGCCGGGCTGGCGCCTGCTACAACTGGGGACCTGGAAAGCAAGCCCTGGATCACTTGGCGGCTGGCatggagtgaatgtcaggtggatcacagagagatacagtcatggaGGTCAGATGTGGAGGTCAGGTCCGGAATAGTGTGGGAGGCTGGAATGAAGTCTGGACCAGGAACAATGGTAACTGTGGaagactcaacaaagagtgagtatagCTGAAGGAGCTGGGGAACAGAAAGTATATGTGTcggtgtgaggaagaaaatagattttggaagttatgagaactgtagagggtgagttgagcatagtttgtgattttgagggcctctaaaacTACAGGGCAGTGGCAGACACCACACTGAGACATGATGGCCGCCTAAAACAGTAatgtcaagttgtttggacagaaaggctgcAGGGCGAGGTCCCGGTCCATGTGTAAGTATTCTGCCTGCACAGCCCAGCACTTcagctgtgtgtaatgaaaagggttgACATGAGTCAGGGAGAGCTAGTATGGGATCAGTCTCTAGAAGTTTCttcaaggaaggaaaagaggagtggggaaaggatttaggatctgtGGGGTCAGCTGGGTTTCCCTTTGTGAGTATGTATAATGGTTTTGTTAGGATGGCAAAACCAGGTATCCAAAGGTGAAAGTATCCAACCATggccaggaaggaaaggagttgttgttttgtaaaaGGGGTTGGGGATTGAGAAATCAGCAGGATatgatcagcagggagagcacgGGTTTTCACGAAGGATTATGCCAAGGTAGGTAATGGATGGGGAAGAAATTTGAGCTTTGGAGGGGGATACCAGATATCCTTTGGAGAATAAATGTTGAAGGAGCAGAAGGGTATCTTGTTAAGAAGACTCAAAGGAAGGACTACAGAGTAGAAGGTCATCAAGGTATTGAATAAGGTGGGAAGCAGAGAGgtggaaagaaagtaaatcatgagAAAGAGCTTGGCTGAAGTAACGAGAGCTATCCCAGAAGCCTTGTGGCAATACAGCCCAGGTAAGCTGCTGggactgatgggtgtcagggtcagtccaggtAAAAGCAAACAGAGGCTGGGATGAGGGATGCAGGGGAATAGTGAAAAAAGTGTCTTTAAAATCAAGaacgggccgggcgtggtggctcacacctttaatcccagcacttgggaggccaaggtggatggatcatgaggtcaggagttcaacaccagcctggccaagatgctgaaaccccgtgtctactaaaaatacaaaaaattagccaggcatggtggcaggcacctgtaatcccagctactcgggagactgaggcagagaattgcttgaacctgggagtcagaggttgcagtgaaccaagattgcaccactgcactccagcctaggtgacagagcaaggctccgtctcaaaaaaaaaaaaaaaaaaaaaaaaaagatcaagaacAGAATAGTgagttgtggagggaggtattgaggacaAAAGAGTGTACGGGTTGGGCACCACAGGGTGGAcaggcaaaacaatttggttgataaggcacagatcctgaaccaacctgtaagacttgtccagtttttggacaggtaaGATGAgagaattgtaaggagagtttgtAGGCTTTAGAAGCCCATGCTGTAGCAGGTGAGTGATAATAGGCTTCAATCCTCTTAAAGCCTATTGTGGGATGGGATACTGGCATTGAGTgaggtaagggtgattaggttttaatgggatagtaATGGGCGTGTGATTAATTGTCAGGGAGGGAATAGAGGTGTCCCATGTCTGTGGGCTAAAGTTGGGGGATACAAGAGGAAGACACGAAGGAGGCTTTGGGTTGGGAAGAAGGGTGGCAATGAGATGTGGCTGTAgtctaggaatagtcagggaagcagataatttggttaaaatgtctcagccttataagggaactgggcaggtggggataactaaaaaggagtgcataaaataatgttgtccaagttggcaccaaaGTTGGGGAGTTATAAGGGATTTTGAAGCCTGGcagtcaatacccacaacagttatggggGCAAgagaaacaggcccttgaaaataaggtaatgtggagtgggtagctcccGTATCGATTAAACAGAGGATGGACATACCCTCCACTGTGAGAGTTACCCGAAGCTcagcatctgtgatggtccaggggGCTTCCAAGGTGATCGGGCAGCGTCggtcttcagctgctaagccaAGCAGATtggggaaggagtcagtcagctCCTGTGCCTTCATTGCCAAGGAAGCCACAGTCCCAGGTCAGAGGAAGGGCTGATGTGGACAGTAGAAAAGGAGGGGGTGGGTGCAGAAGGGGAAGCAATGACTTCCGGAGGATAAACAATATCACCGGAAAATATGAcaaaaaagaaaggtataaagAACAAGGTGGAAATCATCTGAAATTCCATCATGCAGTGTTCAATGTTAGGATTTTGGTGCAatcatatgtaatttttataaaattatgatcATACAccttagaattattttaaatgactagAATGTGTATTTTTAGAGCAGGCATAGAGTTCATAGTGCAGTGCTCTCTCGCTCCTGTCACTTAATTACTTTTTTGGCCTCatgtcattttaattatttattcatttttgattTCAATTCTTATCGTAaagggtacacatgcaggtttgtcacatgggtcaattgtgggaggctgaggcttggggCCCCAGTGATCCCATCACTCAGCCGGTAAGCATGGTACCCAACAGGTGGTTCTTCAGCCCATgttcccctccccccctcccatCTAGTGATCTCCAGTGTCTCCATCTTTACATTCatatgtattcaatgtttagctcccacttgtaaatgGGAACATGCAGCATGTGGTTTTCTACTTCTGTGTTAGGTCGCttatgataatggcctccaggtccatccatgatGCTGGAAAGaacttcattttgttgtttttcatggctgcatagatTTTCATGGTGTGTgtggaccacattttcttcattcaatcCAATCTCACACAGTGAAATCCTCTCACTATGGGTTCAGGACACAAGAGGGGGAAATAATTTAGCCTGGGGAGGTGTGATGTCATGTGTCAACCTGGAAGGTGATTTGGATGAGATTGACATTTAAATTGGTGAATGCTGAGTAAAGCAGGTTACCCCTGTAAGAGAGGTCAGCTTGAATCTAATTAGTGGAAGTCTTGAAAACATCTAAAAGATTGAcctctccaaaaaagaaaaattctccaGCAGACTGCACGTGccccatcagctctcctgggtctccagctggGTGGCCCACACTGCAGATTGTTGGCTTGCCAGTTGCATACTGGTGATAGGCAATTTctaataatctctctctctctctctctctctctctctctctctccagaggATGCGCCAGAACAGAAAGCCTGGAGGCAAGAAGATAGTACCAGGAGTAGGCCAGGAGGGTTTTACCATAGAGGATCAGAGAGGAAGAGATgtcaggaagggagaagggacagGGAGGATGTGTGGGAAATTCCTATTACAGTCGTGAGTTCCAGGCAGAAAATCCATGGAaacttacatacacacataaacagatacagacacacgtgcacacatatagtgcacacacatgcacacacctagGCAGCTAAGACAGCTGATCTAATCTCAGAATAGCTGTTAAGCCTTTTCTCTGACTCACCTCCTGCCAGCTCCTGCATTCAAGTGAGGGTCAAGGCCTGTGAACCTGAATGACCCCAGCTCCTGTTTTGGGCTGAGCTGCTTCAGGCTCTAGAAGGACCTAGGAGTTGCCTGCAGGAGAGGAGAAGGCAGAAGCAGCTTCCTAAAGCAGAGAACAGAGGGTGAGAGGGAAACACCTGGAGGCCCTGTCTTCGGAGGAGGAGAAGAAACCATAGTGGATTCATTGAGGTATGTATATCTTTACGTCAGTTTCTGAAAAGTACATTTTTCTTAAGTTCCTATTTTCAactagtaaaaaaacaaaacaaaacaatttgaaaCAAGCAAGAATTGCAAAGTATTTGTAAGCAGAATCCAGAGAACTTCTCTGCCTGCACTACTTGAGAGCGAGCTGCCACGCTGATTCCTCATCTTTAATGACACCACCTCATGCCCCATACTTTAGTGTTCTTCCTACAAACCACGACGCTCTCCTAATAAGCACAATACAATCACCAAAACAGATTTCACACATCCCTACATTACATCCATCTCATGCTCAGACATCACTCAAAATTCACCAGTTGTTTTGATTATCTGTTTTACAGGCAAGGATCTGATGGATTTAGGCATTTTTTATCTACttattttactgaaaatataGATCATGGTGTTTTATTTGCCCCATTATTTGACCTCTGTATTCCTGGAAATATGAGGAGAGATTTGGATTGATGCAGTACTTCTTATTGTGTGTCACTCAGAAGTCCTCATTAATATATTTGAAAGATTTAACATCTTTTTATCCAGCATTTTGGTTGCTTAATTTTTTGCTAGTTCAGATGTTCTAGTCTGGCATAGAAAGAGAAATCGAACACCAACATGAGAAAACATGCTGTACTTCAGTGGAATGTTTTATTgctaactttttattatgaaaacaacAGTAAAGTAAACAACCAAATATCTTCATGCTTTCTAGAACATGCTTGGAGCCTGGAACTGACTCAGAATGCCGAGTAGTGAAATGAGTACAGCGTCCCCTGTCCTGAATACCACCTGAGTCTATGTCAAAGGAATGATTCAATAAAGACTCCTACCCACAATGGAAGAGGTCTCTCCACTTCCTGCCCACCACCTGGTGTAGACAGATTTAAACACTTGTCAGCAGAATGGGTGTGAGAGGGCATTCCATTGTTCTTTCATGGGTGTTATCTTGATTATGTGGGACATGTCAAATCTTTCATGGGCTTCTTCAGAATCTCTGAACTGCTCATGGCATTTGCCCAGTCTTAGGAGAATTAGAtgtattcttatttatttgtggCAGTTTTTTATACATTCCAAATCTGATCTTTTGTCCACAGGGGAATAAAATAACTCTTAAAAAGAGAGATTAATCTGATGTGGGGATTACTTCTAATAGAAGTAGGTGTGGTCAGGGCTGAGGAATGACAAGGAACGTCactgcccaggctgtagtatgCTGGAGCCAAACCAGAATaagtcagttttttgtttttgtttttgtttttttttttttttttttttttgagacagagttttgttgcccaggcaggagtgcagtggtgtgatctcagctcactgcaacctctgcctctggggttcaagcgagtctcctgcctcagcctcccaagtagctggagagctgggactacaggcgcccaccaccatgcctggctaattttgtatttttagtagagacggggtttctccatgttggtcaggctggttgcgaactcccaacctcaggtgatccacccaccttggcctcccaaagtgctaggattacaggcgtgatccattgtgcccagccagtcATGTTTTTTAAGAATAGGAGCATTGAT harbors:
- the LOC105489166 gene encoding UL16-binding protein 6 isoform X3, which encodes MKGPSPPPTPCGNFCLLPEDTPQQTHPKLHTEPVRGGWESPFPPGDPGNSDPHSLCYDITIIPKFRPGPRWCAVQGQVDKKTFLHYDCGNKTVTPVSTLGKKLNVTKAWKAQNPVLREVVDMLTEQLLDIELENYTPREPLTLQTRMSCEQKAEGHSSGSWQLGFDGQVFLLFDSENRMWATVHPGARKMKEKWQNDKDVTMSFRYISMRDCTRWLGDFLAGMGRTLEPSAGAPPTVSSGTTQPSAMATTLILCCLLIMCLLMCPRHSPTHSHGHHPQSLEPPPHLPLLHPPWLLRRVL
- the LOC105489166 gene encoding UL16-binding protein 6 isoform X1, with protein sequence MWTEGQWDMSGDMWFSQQAETSSSSSSCKGGALTLNLWTPQFWRGHSFLGKPSPPEASSCRHNVEEGYIGLFFSPPNPHLPFSTDPHSLCYDITIIPKFRPGPRWCAVQGQVDKKTFLHYDCGNKTVTPVSTLGKKLNVTKAWKAQNPVLREVVDMLTEQLLDIELENYTPREPLTLQTRMSCEQKAEGHSSGSWQLGFDGQVFLLFDSENRMWATVHPGARKMKEKWQNDKDVTMSFRYISMRDCTRWLGDFLAGMGRTLEPSAGAPPTVSSGTTQPSAMATTLILCCLLIMCLLMCPRHSPTHSHGHHPQSLEPPPHLPLLHPPWLLRRVL
- the LOC105489166 gene encoding UL16-binding protein 6 isoform X2; amino-acid sequence: MLLLPTSAQLVTPEISPSMKGPSPPPTPCGNFCLLPEDTPQQTHPKLHTEPVRGGWESPFPPGDPGNSDPHSLCYDITIIPKFRPGPRWCAVQGQVDKKTFLHYDCGNKTVTPVSTLGKKLNVTKAWKAQNPVLREVVDMLTEQLLDIELENYTPREPLTLQTRMSCEQKAEGHSSGSWQLGFDGQVFLLFDSENRMWATVHPGARKMKEKWQNDKDVTMSFRYISMRDCTRWLGDFLAGMGRTLEPSAGAPPTVSSGTTQPSAMATTLILCCLLIMCLLMCPRHSPTHSHGHHPQSLEPPPHLPLLHPPWLLRRVL
- the LOC105489166 gene encoding UL-16 binding protein 5 isoform X4; amino-acid sequence: MWTEGQWDMSGDMWFSQQAETSSSSSSCKGGALTLNLWTPQFWRGHSFLGKPSPPEASSCRHNVEEGYIGLFFSPPNPHLPFSTDPHSLCYDITIIPKFRPGPRWCAVQGQVDKKTFLHYDCGNKTVTPVSTLGKKLNVTKAWKAQNPVLREVVDMLTEQLLDIELENYTPRENRMWATVHPGARKMKEKWQNDKDVTMSFRYISMRDCTRWLGDFLAGMGRTLEPSAGAPPTVSSGTTQPSAMATTLILCCLLIMCLLMCPRHSPTHSHGHHPQSLEPPPHLPLLHPPWLLRRVL